In the Flavobacterium acetivorans genome, one interval contains:
- a CDS encoding aminotransferase class I/II-fold pyridoxal phosphate-dependent enzyme, protein MVKDLFERIQNNKGPLGRWASQAEGYFVFPKLEGELGPRMQFGGKDILNWSLNDYLGLANHPEVRQADTDAAIQFGAAYPMGARMMSGHTKYHEQLEEELAAFVMKESAYLLNFGYQGMVSIIDALVTKNDIIVYDVDSHACIIDGVRLHMGKRFTYKHNDLESMEKNLQRATKMAAETGGGILFITEGVFGMRGQQGKLKEIVAMKQKYNFRLLVDDAHGFGTLGKTGAGAGEEQGVQDEIDVYFSTFAKSMANIGAFVAADKDVIDYLKYNLRSQMFAKALPMIQTIGSLKRLELLRKSSEIKDKLWVNVNALQNGLKEKGFNIGDTNTCITPVYLEGSIPEAMIMVNDLRENYGIFLSIVVYPVIPKGIILLRMIPTASHTLEDINETLSAFEAIREKLVNGTYKEIASRTTVDLDA, encoded by the coding sequence ATGGTAAAGGATTTATTCGAAAGAATTCAAAACAATAAAGGTCCATTAGGAAGATGGGCTTCACAAGCTGAGGGTTATTTTGTTTTTCCTAAATTAGAAGGAGAATTAGGGCCGAGAATGCAGTTTGGAGGAAAAGATATTTTGAACTGGAGTTTGAATGACTATTTGGGTCTTGCGAATCATCCAGAAGTGCGTCAAGCAGATACGGATGCGGCTATTCAGTTTGGAGCTGCTTACCCAATGGGTGCGCGAATGATGAGTGGTCACACCAAATATCACGAACAATTAGAAGAAGAATTGGCTGCTTTTGTAATGAAAGAATCGGCTTATTTATTGAATTTTGGTTACCAAGGGATGGTGTCAATCATAGATGCTTTGGTTACTAAAAACGATATCATTGTGTATGATGTTGACTCACATGCATGTATTATAGATGGAGTTCGTTTGCACATGGGAAAACGTTTTACTTACAAGCATAATGACTTGGAAAGTATGGAGAAAAACCTGCAACGCGCTACGAAAATGGCTGCCGAAACAGGTGGAGGAATTCTTTTTATTACCGAAGGTGTTTTTGGAATGCGCGGTCAGCAAGGTAAATTGAAAGAAATTGTGGCTATGAAGCAAAAATACAATTTCCGTTTGTTGGTTGATGATGCACATGGTTTTGGTACACTTGGAAAAACAGGAGCCGGAGCAGGTGAGGAGCAAGGAGTTCAGGATGAAATAGATGTTTATTTTTCTACTTTTGCTAAATCGATGGCTAATATTGGTGCTTTTGTAGCTGCAGATAAAGATGTTATTGATTATTTAAAATACAATTTGCGTTCGCAAATGTTTGCCAAAGCATTGCCAATGATTCAAACTATTGGTTCGTTGAAACGTTTGGAGTTATTGCGTAAGTCTTCTGAAATCAAAGACAAACTTTGGGTAAATGTTAATGCCTTACAAAACGGGTTAAAAGAGAAAGGATTTAATATTGGAGATACTAATACTTGTATTACTCCGGTATATCTTGAAGGAAGTATTCCTGAAGCAATGATTATGGTAAATGACTTGAGAGAAAATTATGGTATTTTCTTGTCAATTGTTGTTTATCCGGTTATTCCAAAAGGGATTATCTTGCTAAGAATGATTCCTACGGCTTCACATACTTTGGAAGATATTAATGAGACATTATCAGCATTTGAAGCAATCCGTGAGAAATTAGTGAACGGAACTTATAAAGAAATTGCATCGAGAACCACTGTAGATTTAGATGCATAG
- a CDS encoding lipopolysaccharide biosynthesis protein, producing the protein MGIVLNQSLKNTIITYIGFGIGAVNTIYLYPFFLGATFYGLTNYITSCANVIMPLFAIGMQNTLVKFYSQYETDKERSRFLSFTVLFPLLLIIPMLLIAFFFQDEILFFLSKKNAIVKDYLWLIPFIGLCMAYFEIFYAWLRVHMHSVFGNFIKEVGLRLFSLFLLIGVYFNWLTVEGFVYATAALYFLAFLITMLYAFSIQKPIFQFKLPDNTKGILTYTFYIILSGSVANLLLDGDKIMLNQYMLIDNIAYYSIATFIALVISVPSRAMHQIVYPITAKLMHENKHDELNNLYKKTSINLQVVGGFVMLGIFVNINMLYVIIPKEYSGGILVVFMIGLSKYFDLILGNNNAIIFNTKYYRAVLFLGVFLVVVAVGLNMIFIPMYGIMGSAFATLLSITLYSLAKLMFVVKRLHLYPFTKQTLHSIVITAAIFLLFYFWEFPFNPIIAIGLKSVLVTVLYVYINYKFRISMEINQVIDNVLKKLKLMK; encoded by the coding sequence ATGGGAATAGTTTTAAATCAATCCTTAAAAAACACTATAATTACCTATATCGGATTTGGGATTGGAGCGGTAAACACGATTTATTTGTATCCTTTTTTTCTGGGAGCTACTTTCTATGGATTAACCAATTATATTACTTCTTGTGCTAACGTTATTATGCCATTGTTTGCTATAGGAATGCAAAATACTTTGGTGAAATTCTATTCGCAATATGAAACGGATAAAGAGCGCTCTCGTTTTTTATCTTTTACAGTTTTATTTCCTTTGCTATTAATAATTCCAATGTTATTAATTGCATTTTTCTTTCAGGATGAGATTTTGTTTTTTCTATCAAAAAAGAATGCGATAGTCAAAGATTACCTTTGGTTGATCCCATTTATTGGCTTGTGCATGGCTTATTTTGAAATATTTTATGCTTGGTTACGCGTGCATATGCATTCTGTTTTTGGGAATTTTATTAAAGAAGTGGGATTGCGATTGTTTTCGTTGTTTTTATTGATAGGCGTTTATTTTAATTGGCTGACGGTAGAAGGTTTTGTTTATGCAACAGCTGCGCTATATTTTTTGGCTTTTTTGATAACTATGTTGTATGCATTTAGTATCCAGAAACCGATATTTCAGTTTAAATTACCAGACAATACCAAGGGTATTTTGACTTATACTTTTTATATTATTTTGTCAGGAAGTGTGGCTAATTTACTTTTGGATGGAGATAAAATTATGCTTAATCAATATATGCTAATCGATAATATTGCCTATTATTCGATTGCAACTTTTATTGCTCTGGTTATATCGGTTCCTAGTAGAGCGATGCATCAAATTGTATATCCTATAACCGCAAAATTGATGCATGAAAACAAACACGACGAACTCAATAATTTGTACAAAAAAACATCGATTAATTTACAAGTTGTGGGTGGTTTTGTGATGCTAGGAATTTTTGTTAATATAAATATGTTATACGTTATAATTCCAAAAGAGTATAGCGGTGGAATTCTGGTTGTTTTTATGATTGGATTGTCTAAATATTTTGATTTGATATTAGGGAATAATAATGCTATTATTTTTAATACAAAATATTATAGAGCCGTATTGTTTTTAGGAGTTTTTTTAGTTGTAGTGGCCGTTGGACTGAATATGATTTTTATTCCAATGTATGGTATTATGGGATCTGCTTTTGCGACTTTATTATCAATAACTTTATACAGTTTGGCCAAGTTAATGTTTGTGGTTAAAAGATTGCATTTGTATCCTTTTACAAAGCAAACATTACATTCTATAGTCATCACGGCTGCGATATTTTTACTATTTTATTTTTGGGAATTTCCTTTTAATCCTATAATTGCCATTGGACTAAAATCAGTTTTGGTGACGGTTTTATACGTGTATATCAATTATAAATTTAGAATTTCTATGGAAATTAATCAAGTTATTGATAATGTACTTAAGAAGCTAAAGCTAATGAAATAA
- a CDS encoding transporter, whose translation MSKLKLLIFSALILIPSFHYAQHTDQINSNRPGETMSAFSVGKSVFQVETGIYGITEKHDLLNYDANGFGVDMTLRWGLFLEKLELIADLQYQNQIKTENFKEYNLAALKQTVLGAKYLIYDPFKDHEKKINIYSWKANHAFNWNQFIPAVSIFAGANITSSNNPYYFSPKGEISPKLMLITQNHFGDGTWVFVTNIIGDYIATDYPSYGYVLTLTKGFNDKWSGFIENQGFKSDFYSDAIVRGGAAYLLNKDMQIDASISSSLKNTPSILYGGIGLSWRYDANYKEVRVNLDNNDSDKKAQRRAKKTKKG comes from the coding sequence ATGTCAAAACTTAAACTACTAATCTTCAGTGCCCTGATACTGATCCCTAGTTTTCATTATGCACAGCATACCGATCAGATAAATTCCAACAGACCCGGAGAAACCATGTCGGCATTTTCAGTTGGAAAATCGGTATTTCAAGTAGAAACCGGAATTTACGGAATTACAGAAAAACACGATCTACTGAATTATGATGCAAACGGTTTTGGGGTAGACATGACGCTAAGATGGGGTTTGTTTTTGGAAAAGCTAGAACTAATTGCGGATTTACAGTACCAAAATCAAATAAAAACTGAAAATTTTAAAGAATATAATCTGGCCGCCTTAAAACAAACCGTTTTGGGCGCTAAGTACCTAATTTACGATCCTTTTAAAGACCACGAGAAGAAAATTAATATCTACAGCTGGAAAGCCAATCATGCCTTCAATTGGAATCAATTTATTCCAGCCGTTTCTATTTTTGCAGGAGCAAATATTACTTCGTCCAACAATCCTTATTATTTTTCTCCAAAAGGAGAAATTTCACCAAAATTAATGCTAATTACCCAAAATCATTTTGGTGACGGAACATGGGTTTTTGTAACGAACATCATCGGAGATTATATCGCTACTGATTATCCAAGTTATGGATATGTGCTAACTCTGACAAAAGGTTTTAACGACAAATGGTCTGGCTTTATAGAAAACCAAGGTTTCAAAAGTGATTTTTACAGCGATGCCATCGTTAGAGGCGGCGCAGCCTATTTACTGAATAAAGACATGCAAATCGATGCTTCCATCAGCAGCAGTCTAAAAAATACTCCTTCGATACTTTACGGAGGAATAGGCCTTTCTTGGCGCTATGACGCTAATTACAAAGAAGTCCGAGTTAATTTAGACAATAACGATTCTGATAAAAAAGCCCAAAGAAGAGCCAAGAAAACTAAAAAAGGATAA
- a CDS encoding glycosyltransferase family 4 protein gives MESKKILIITYYWPPAGGPGVQRWLKFVKYLPDFGIQPVVYIPENPTYPIVDEKLVEEVSEKAIILKQRIFEPYQLASFFSKSKTKKISSGIMPNKKKQSFLDKVFLWIRGNLFIPDARVFWVTPSVAYLEKYIIENKIDTIVTSGPPHSLHLIGLELKQRLDLKWFADFRDPWTTIGYHKSLRLSNYAAKTHKTLEHQVLNSADTVIVTSKTTKTEFESITTKPIAVITNGYDVEKVEKQTLDTKFSLAHIGSFLSERNPLILWESLVELIAEIPDFKLHFELKLIGAISQEVLDTISKFGLNPYLNNLGYVSHAEAVAHQRKSQLLLLIEIDSEDTKSIIPGKLFEYMVSNRPIIAIGPKNSDFEEIINNTNTGVFFDYSEKNKLKSMILDYYNQFLEGKLESNAVGLQKYSRKNLTKELAQLINSNF, from the coding sequence TTGGAATCAAAGAAAATCCTTATCATAACCTATTATTGGCCGCCTGCGGGAGGTCCAGGCGTGCAACGTTGGTTAAAATTCGTAAAATATTTGCCAGATTTTGGGATTCAACCTGTCGTTTATATTCCAGAAAATCCAACCTATCCTATTGTTGATGAAAAGTTGGTAGAAGAAGTTTCAGAAAAAGCAATTATTCTGAAACAGAGAATTTTTGAACCTTATCAATTGGCGTCTTTTTTTTCTAAAAGTAAAACCAAAAAAATAAGTTCGGGAATTATGCCCAATAAGAAGAAACAATCCTTTTTGGACAAAGTGTTTCTTTGGATACGCGGGAATCTTTTTATTCCGGATGCCCGAGTTTTTTGGGTAACGCCTTCGGTTGCTTATTTAGAAAAATATATTATTGAAAATAAGATTGACACCATAGTTACTTCTGGACCTCCGCATAGCTTGCACCTTATCGGATTAGAGTTGAAACAAAGGTTAGATCTAAAATGGTTTGCTGATTTTAGAGATCCATGGACCACAATTGGCTATCATAAATCCTTGCGATTATCTAATTATGCTGCTAAAACCCATAAAACTTTAGAGCATCAGGTTTTGAATTCAGCCGATACTGTTATCGTTACCAGTAAGACCACAAAAACCGAATTTGAATCCATCACAACTAAACCTATTGCCGTTATTACGAATGGTTATGATGTGGAGAAGGTAGAAAAACAAACTTTGGACACTAAATTCAGTTTGGCGCATATTGGTTCCTTTCTTTCCGAAAGAAATCCACTGATTCTATGGGAAAGTTTGGTTGAATTAATTGCTGAAATTCCGGATTTTAAACTTCATTTTGAGCTTAAATTGATTGGCGCGATAAGTCAAGAAGTTTTAGACACAATCTCTAAGTTTGGTTTAAATCCCTATTTGAATAACTTAGGCTATGTTTCGCATGCAGAAGCTGTGGCGCACCAAAGAAAATCACAATTATTGTTGCTGATCGAAATTGATTCAGAAGATACCAAAAGTATTATTCCCGGGAAATTATTTGAATATATGGTTTCCAATAGGCCTATTATAGCCATTGGTCCTAAGAATTCTGATTTTGAAGAAATTATTAATAATACTAATACAGGAGTGTTCTTTGATTATTCGGAGAAGAATAAGCTGAAATCAATGATTTTAGACTATTACAATCAATTTTTGGAAGGAAAATTAGAGTCAAATGCTGTAGGTTTGCAAAAATATTCCAGAAAAAACTTAACGAAAGAATTGGCTCAATTGATTAATTCTAATTTTTAA
- a CDS encoding NYN domain-containing protein, whose protein sequence is MSQDTKELKLAVLIDADNVPYSNVKGMMEEIAKFGTPTTKRIYADWTKPNAGGWKSVLLEHAITPIQQYSYTVGKNSSDSAMIIDAMDLLYSYKVDGFCIVSSDSDFTRLAIRLRESGMKVIGIGEQKTPNSFIVACDRFIYIEVLDGAIKKKTPKRTSDTETKKAIEKNTSKTAEKTAQKPLNKIDEPTIDLIEDSIDDIADDSGWAFLGDVGNLIVKKKPEFDPRNYGFAKLTPMLKSLTDILEIDERDSDKKGIKHVYVRLRYS, encoded by the coding sequence ATGTCACAAGATACCAAAGAATTAAAACTAGCCGTCCTAATTGATGCCGACAACGTTCCTTATAGCAATGTAAAAGGAATGATGGAGGAAATCGCTAAATTTGGAACTCCTACCACCAAACGCATTTATGCCGATTGGACCAAGCCCAATGCCGGAGGTTGGAAAAGTGTTCTATTAGAACACGCCATTACTCCTATTCAACAATACAGCTACACGGTTGGAAAAAACTCTTCCGACTCAGCTATGATTATTGATGCGATGGATTTATTGTATTCCTATAAAGTGGATGGTTTTTGTATTGTTTCCAGCGATTCTGATTTTACCCGTTTAGCCATTCGATTGAGAGAATCCGGAATGAAAGTCATTGGAATTGGCGAACAAAAAACTCCCAATTCATTCATTGTTGCCTGCGACCGATTCATTTATATTGAAGTTTTAGACGGCGCTATCAAGAAAAAAACACCAAAAAGAACTTCTGATACCGAGACAAAAAAAGCTATTGAAAAAAACACTTCAAAAACGGCAGAAAAAACAGCTCAAAAACCTCTTAATAAAATTGACGAACCAACAATCGACCTGATCGAAGACTCCATAGACGATATTGCCGATGATAGCGGTTGGGCATTTCTAGGTGATGTAGGAAACCTGATCGTGAAGAAAAAACCGGAATTTGACCCTCGAAATTATGGCTTTGCAAAACTGACACCTATGTTAAAATCCTTAACTGACATCCTGGAAATTGACGAAAGAGATTCAGACAAAAAAGGAATTAAACATGTTTATGTACGGTTACGTTACAGCTAG
- a CDS encoding GTP cyclohydrolase — MITIKEAKTKSELTDYIKFPFSLYKDNEFWVPPIIADELETFDKTKNPAFENAEAYFFLAYKNDQIVGRITAIINWSEVNDQQKKKVRFGWFDVINDIKVTKALLEKVYELGRKNGLEYVEGPMGFSNLDKVGVLTEGFDQLGTMITWYNHPYYATHFEQLGYVTEKEYIESKFPFSNVKPEFFEKANELVKRRYQLSPLNFKTTKEVMPHVDKMFDLFNKSYASLSSFVAISDIQKEYFKKKYISLINPEYIKFVEDKDHNIVAFSIVMPSFSKALQKAKGKLFPFGFIHLLKAKKQSKDMIFYLIGVHPDFQNKAVTAIIFNEYYHTFKEKGIENCFRTPELADNTAIHNLWKHFDPKVHCRRKTFKIEL; from the coding sequence ATGATTACAATAAAAGAAGCCAAAACTAAAAGCGAATTAACTGACTATATTAAATTTCCTTTTTCTTTATACAAAGACAATGAATTCTGGGTTCCGCCAATTATTGCCGATGAACTGGAAACTTTTGACAAAACTAAAAATCCAGCATTTGAAAATGCCGAAGCCTATTTTTTTCTTGCCTATAAAAATGATCAAATTGTGGGGCGTATCACGGCAATCATCAATTGGAGTGAAGTAAATGACCAACAAAAAAAGAAAGTCCGTTTTGGTTGGTTTGACGTCATCAACGACATCAAAGTCACCAAAGCTTTGCTTGAAAAAGTATACGAATTAGGTCGAAAAAATGGTTTGGAATACGTAGAAGGCCCAATGGGATTCTCTAATCTGGATAAAGTGGGCGTGCTTACTGAAGGCTTTGACCAGTTAGGAACCATGATTACCTGGTACAACCACCCTTATTACGCAACTCATTTCGAACAATTGGGCTATGTGACCGAAAAAGAATATATTGAAAGTAAGTTTCCTTTTTCAAATGTAAAACCAGAATTTTTTGAGAAAGCAAATGAATTGGTAAAAAGAAGGTACCAGTTAAGTCCACTTAATTTTAAAACCACCAAAGAAGTAATGCCACACGTGGACAAGATGTTTGATTTATTCAATAAATCTTACGCAAGTTTATCGTCATTTGTTGCCATTTCTGATATCCAAAAAGAATATTTCAAGAAAAAATACATCAGTCTAATCAACCCGGAATACATTAAATTCGTAGAAGACAAAGATCATAATATCGTTGCTTTCAGCATTGTAATGCCTTCTTTTTCAAAAGCATTACAAAAAGCAAAAGGAAAGCTTTTCCCTTTTGGATTCATCCATTTATTGAAAGCTAAAAAACAAAGTAAGGATATGATTTTCTATTTGATAGGCGTACATCCTGATTTTCAAAATAAGGCCGTTACGGCAATCATTTTTAATGAATATTACCATACTTTTAAAGAAAAAGGCATTGAAAACTGTTTTAGAACACCGGAACTGGCAGATAATACTGCCATCCATAACTTATGGAAACATTTTGACCCTAAAGTACATTGCCGAAGAAAAACATTTAAAATAGAATTATAG
- a CDS encoding YfhO family protein, producing the protein MKIINKFYPHALAIFGFVVVSLLYFYPVLQGKQIFQSDIVQYTGMAKEQNDFRATDHVEPYWTNSAFGGMPTYQLGAKYPHDYIGAIDDALRFLPRPADYLFLYFLGFYGLLLVLRIDPLKAFFGAIAFGFSTYLIIILGVGHNAKAHAIAYMPMVIAGFILVFQRKYVLGGLLTLFATALEINANHFQMTYYLLIFLLILSGYFIYLDLKAKEYNALFKSFGILSVAGILAIGANATNLMATAEYADFSTRGKSELSFNPDGSKSTSSSAMTYDYITEYSYGIAESFNLIVPRLFGGSNHEALGTDSSMYEFMIGQGVPEGQAADFVTGMPTYWGDQPIVAAPAYIGIVVFFLGILALFIDERKIKYVFLSGAIAALILSWGKNFPIITDFFIDHVPMYNKFRAVSSIQVILELCFPVLAIMGLQTFFKLEKEIQWKALWQSAAVVFGLILALFFSKSMFSFSGANDAYYLESYGPGFVDALKADRMTLYSADLLRSGFFIVLVAGVLWLFIKNRIAQNAAIILVGLFMVSDLFLVDKKYVSAKDFVSGRDVEAPFQETAVDAEILKDTGHYRVFEVNGNLSSARASYFHKSIGGYHAAKPRRVQQLFDYQISKNNLEMLNMLNVKYVIQTDKEGKEFPTINPDANGNAWFVSDVKLVNKADDEMRMLDKFDSKKIAIFNINRYRSKFKNAQLKKNLDTTGTIQLNVYKPNYLKYTSATKNEALAVFSEIYYENGWNAYIDGEKTDHFPVDYVLRALIVPGGEHTIEFKFEPEVIKTGSTITFISSVGMLLLLIGGIYYERKKGLKSEV; encoded by the coding sequence TTGAAAATAATAAATAAGTTCTATCCACACGCCTTAGCCATATTTGGTTTTGTTGTAGTTTCTCTCCTATATTTTTATCCTGTATTGCAAGGTAAACAAATCTTCCAATCTGATATTGTACAATACACCGGAATGGCCAAAGAGCAAAATGACTTTAGAGCCACTGATCATGTAGAACCTTATTGGACTAATTCGGCTTTTGGTGGAATGCCAACTTATCAATTGGGAGCTAAATATCCGCATGATTATATTGGAGCCATTGATGATGCTTTGCGCTTTTTGCCTCGTCCCGCTGATTATTTGTTTTTGTATTTCTTAGGGTTTTACGGCTTGTTATTGGTTCTTAGAATCGATCCATTGAAAGCTTTTTTTGGAGCTATTGCTTTTGGTTTTTCCACTTATTTAATTATTATTTTAGGTGTTGGTCATAATGCCAAAGCACATGCTATTGCTTATATGCCAATGGTTATTGCCGGATTTATTTTGGTTTTTCAAAGAAAATATGTTTTAGGAGGCTTGCTGACTCTTTTTGCCACGGCTTTAGAGATTAATGCGAACCACTTTCAGATGACATATTATCTGTTGATTTTCTTACTGATACTGTCGGGATATTTTATTTACTTGGATTTAAAAGCCAAAGAATATAATGCACTTTTTAAATCTTTTGGAATTTTGTCTGTTGCCGGTATTTTGGCTATTGGAGCTAACGCTACTAATTTGATGGCTACTGCAGAATATGCCGATTTTAGTACTCGAGGAAAAAGTGAATTGAGTTTTAATCCTGATGGATCAAAAAGTACTAGTTCTAGTGCGATGACTTACGATTATATCACGGAATACAGCTATGGTATCGCTGAGAGTTTTAATCTGATTGTCCCAAGGCTTTTTGGAGGTTCAAATCATGAGGCTTTAGGAACAGATAGTAGCATGTATGAATTTATGATTGGTCAGGGCGTGCCAGAAGGACAAGCAGCTGATTTTGTTACCGGAATGCCAACTTATTGGGGCGATCAGCCTATTGTTGCCGCTCCGGCTTACATTGGAATTGTTGTTTTTTTCTTAGGAATATTAGCTTTATTTATTGATGAACGAAAAATTAAATATGTTTTTCTTTCAGGTGCTATTGCTGCACTTATACTTTCATGGGGTAAGAATTTTCCAATTATAACGGACTTCTTTATTGACCATGTACCGATGTACAATAAATTTAGAGCCGTTTCTTCGATCCAAGTGATTCTAGAACTCTGTTTCCCTGTTCTAGCCATTATGGGGTTACAAACTTTTTTTAAGTTAGAAAAAGAGATACAATGGAAAGCACTTTGGCAATCAGCCGCGGTTGTTTTTGGACTTATTTTAGCTTTATTCTTCAGCAAAAGCATGTTCAGTTTTTCGGGAGCTAACGATGCTTATTATCTAGAAAGTTACGGTCCTGGATTCGTGGATGCTTTAAAAGCAGATCGAATGACTTTGTATAGTGCTGATTTATTGCGTTCCGGATTTTTTATAGTATTGGTGGCTGGAGTTTTATGGCTGTTTATAAAAAATAGGATAGCTCAGAATGCGGCTATTATTTTAGTAGGACTTTTTATGGTTTCGGATTTGTTTTTGGTGGATAAAAAATATGTTTCGGCTAAAGACTTTGTGAGCGGAAGAGATGTTGAAGCTCCTTTTCAGGAAACAGCTGTTGACGCAGAAATTCTAAAAGATACAGGACATTATCGTGTTTTTGAGGTTAATGGAAATTTATCCAGTGCGAGAGCTTCTTATTTTCATAAGTCCATTGGAGGATATCATGCCGCAAAACCAAGACGCGTACAGCAATTATTTGATTATCAGATTTCCAAAAATAATTTGGAAATGCTAAATATGTTGAACGTAAAATACGTAATCCAAACCGATAAGGAAGGAAAAGAATTTCCAACCATAAACCCGGATGCCAATGGAAACGCTTGGTTTGTAAGCGATGTCAAATTGGTCAATAAAGCCGACGATGAAATGCGAATGTTGGATAAGTTTGACAGTAAAAAAATAGCAATTTTTAACATTAATCGTTACCGTTCTAAATTTAAAAATGCGCAGCTGAAAAAGAATTTAGACACGACAGGAACCATTCAGTTGAATGTATATAAACCGAATTATTTAAAATATACTTCTGCTACTAAAAATGAAGCCTTAGCTGTTTTCTCCGAAATTTATTATGAAAATGGTTGGAATGCCTACATTGATGGAGAAAAAACAGATCATTTCCCAGTTGATTATGTATTGAGAGCTTTAATTGTCCCAGGCGGAGAGCATACTATTGAATTCAAATTTGAACCTGAAGTAATTAAGACAGGAAGTACGATAACATTTATAAGTTCAGTTGGAATGTTACTTTTATTAATTGGCGGAATTTATTACGAGAGAAAAAAAGGTTTAAAGTCTGAAGTTTAA
- a CDS encoding DUF4834 family protein gives MQTASFAGFIKTLFYIVAFYYIFKFLAKLFLPLLVKKVVEKAGSNFQEQQQRSQDASWRKSNSNDEIIYNTAHSKNPRETKKVGDYVDYEEID, from the coding sequence ATGCAAACCGCTTCTTTTGCGGGTTTTATAAAAACCCTATTTTATATTGTAGCTTTCTACTATATTTTTAAGTTTTTGGCAAAATTATTTTTGCCTTTATTGGTTAAAAAAGTGGTGGAGAAAGCCGGATCCAATTTTCAAGAGCAACAACAGCGTTCGCAGGATGCCTCATGGAGAAAATCCAATAGCAATGATGAAATAATTTATAACACTGCCCATTCTAAAAATCCGAGGGAGACTAAAAAAGTAGGAGATTATGTGGATTACGAAGAAATAGATTAA